Part of the Zea mays cultivar B73 chromosome 4, Zm-B73-REFERENCE-NAM-5.0, whole genome shotgun sequence genome is shown below.
TGTAAAACATTTATACATAAATAATGGATGAtattgaaatgttatgatcatgatACTATTTGATGATTATGAATATTTACGTTAAAAGCTCACTGTATGGATTATATCTATTAATGCGACGTAATTATTTGTTATGAGCTATGCTACTGATGGGTTTGTTTGGCTATATAATCATATATTCACTGCATCTCTACAGTATTTATGTTGAAAGAATCAAATATCCGGCGAAATGAACTCAATATGTAGGGGCTGGCGCCAAACAAAAATACTAAATGAATAAGCGTAAACATGTTCAGTTATATGCATAAACAGCATCAGATTTATGCATAACTGAACAAATATAGGCAGCACATTAACACTGGATAAACAAAGATAGGCGCATTCAGTAAATAAGTACATAAAACAAGGTAAACCTGTTCATTTATATACGTAAACATTATCGGATTTTTTGCATAGTCAATACAAGGAATTATTGAAAATATTGAACAGAACTGATCAAAGATAATCAACACAATGAAGCTGGATAAACAGGCGCATAAAGTAAATAAGTATACAAAAAAACATAAACATGTTCAGTAATATGCATAAACAGTATCAGGTTTTTGCATAATCAATCCTGAGAATAACTGAAAAGACTGAATAAATGAACTTCGAAACAAAACATATAAATGAAGAACATCACTGAATAAGATATAAAAACCATAAGACAAATGATAAAGTGCAGAACTATCATATATAAATATAACATCTAAAACATATCTGGTACGATATATATAAGAGTTTGCTAAGAGCTGCATATGGACATAAGTATTATCTGAATCCTAACATAAGCCAACAGACCAATATTTACATGAACACCATTCAGTGACACTACCCTAAACTAAGCTAGAACTGAGATAACTTGAAGCCACCAAAAGCCATCAGACCATGATGTTCATACTAATATTAAGATAGTAAACTATACTAGGCTACTACTGAGAGAACTTGAATCTGTCCAGATGGGAGACCACGAAGCTGTTTCTATTTAGTCGATGGAATATTAGGTAATGCAGTACAAGAGAGCGAATGTCCTCTGAATTATCCTGCAAACAAATATAAGGAAAGGTGAGTTAGACATAACTGTACATACATTATGTCATAACAACAAAAAAACTATCTATGTATTATGTACCAGATCAATGACTGCATTCATAGCTCCAACCATGTAGTCGTAGTTCTGCATATATCTCATGACAAAGAATCCACAATCATTAGACCCCAATTTCATTGTTGGGCAGTTATTCATGAGTTCAATAGGGTACTTCAAAAAAGCAGGGAGAGCTGATCTTGGTCGAGCATTTTGAATAGCTAGATTGAGCCTACTCATCATTAACCTAGCCCATAAAACCTTCCTATCACCCAAATCCATAGGTATACAATGGTAATTTTTCCAGATAGTCCCACCCATCTCTGGTCCATAAGGGTTGGAATCTAACACATGTATGCGTCCAATCTGAAGATTAACAACATACAATGTCCAATGTCCAGATCGTAGCATGGGTACCATTATCTACATGCACACAAAATGGAAATAACAAATGTTTAATACACTAAGGTTGATATGGATGATTGGATTAAAATTTAAATGCAGCAAAATGAGGTGAGAGTGTGGAGGGTGAAGGAACAGAAATTAACTGATTTGTAGTCATCCAACTGCTTGAAAGAAGGCAGTGTCTTCAATAGGTAACTCTCCAAAACTGAAGGGTCAAATGGACGAGGAGACTTACTATGTTGCTCCTGCTCCTCAAAGTTCAATATAGCCTAATAGGATAGAGAAGTATTATGTAATTTCCATTAAAGATATGCATTTAAAAAAGAGGTATAAATGTAGAAGTCATACCCCAACATTAACATCTAGAATGAGCTGGTGAGCATTGAGAGGAGAAATATGTTTAGACCAGTCATCGCGGACACACTCaatgaaacattgcataaacacgtTGTCGAGACATGCGCCATCAGCAAAAGATTGTTGTATGTCACAACAATTGGCGCGATGTTCACCAAAGTCAATTATATTTCTACATAAGAAAAGATTGAGCATACAACAAATAGAAACAAATGTTATTTGTATAAATGAGATATAAATTACATAATATATATGAAACTTGACCATTGAATTGAAGGTACTATATGGGAACAATGAGATACAAAATTACATAATATGCAACTTGACCACCCTCTCTCAGACATAATAATGGGAATTCTAGTATTTCAATTTTCTGTTTTTCTCTTTTATGTAAACTTGCTGTTTTTGACTTTTGAATGTCTCGCACAGCCTGCTGTTGGAGCTGACAGAAGGAAAGTGGAAGCTCAAGGCAATGTTCTATAGAAGCTACAACTCAAAGTTCAGTCATGTGTATAGCTATTTTGCTTTCGCTTCTATTCAATGCTAAATATTTGGGTGCAAAGATTGAATAAAACTTAATAGTATCAATACCATTGCCACGATGTTGTTCAATCAGAATTAAAAAGAATTAAAAAATATGCCAAGTCAAAGAAATTGAAAATTATGTACCTGTCCAATTCAATGAACCTAGAACACAAGTATGCCCGAAGAGCGCGAGCACATTCTAATTCAGATAAGAAGAGACCTGGTGCAGAAACACTCCCAATAGGAGTCTTGTCAAATACTGGTCCAGAATCATTTTCAACTGTGCCACCTACCACTGTCTGACCTTGCTGCACAAAAAATATGAAGTATACGTTAATGAGAATATGTAAACATGAAATGCAAGATATCAAGACAGAAAAGATATATAAGTAAAGCTTAAATACTAACAGTATTTGGTGTAACAGATTCATCGGCCCGAAGAACCTCATCAATCAATTCTCCAAATGTAGCAGCTAGATTGGACTGCTTTGTACCAATAGTATTCAAACATTGCTTGATAGAGGCAAATATTTTGCCAACCTCTAAGTCATAATCAATCAACGTAGCTTGGAACTTCTGGCGTTGATGTACAGGAAGCATCTGAATCTTATTTGCCATCAAGTCTTGCATAAGAGGGAGTTGGATGATTATATTGGGAAGTCGATCATGTTGATTTGGGTCTTCATCAAAAGTTTCTGGCCTCATAGGAAACTGAAGTAAAAAAGATAATAATGATATGATAAGTATGGTAAAGCAACAGACAAACAAAGATCATAGTGGGTATATGACCTAACCTCAATCTGGCAAGTAGTTGGCGATTTTGAGACGTAACATGTCTCACTGCTGCTACGAAACTGATGAAAcaggatcaaaattaataattatGTATATGGATTGACGCATGGCATGAATTGATATCGTTATATGACTACTAAAATCAAGATGTGTATTCCAactaaaaaagaaaagaagaccACAGACTATATTTCAAACCATCCAGCCATGCATACTGCAAGTTTCAGATTCCATATACAAGGATAGCAATCCTGACACCTCTTATTTATCAGGACATTCTAAATGTAATATAGATTTGATAGGGAGCCATATTATAGTAAACACAAGCAAACATTTCTACATGAATATATACTTTCAGTGGCTGTTTGCTTGGGATCCCTAGGAAACCTTCCAGACATATTATAGTGAACGCAAGAAAACATTTCGACATGAATATATACTTTCAGTGGCTGTTTGCTTGGGATCCCTAGGAAACCTGCCAGGCACAGGCAGTGCTCCCAGGCGCACAATTTCATCTGCCTGGGGTCATGATCAATGCCTGGCAGATCCCAATCAAACAGACAAATAGTCCCTCACCACACCCATTTGCAGTACTGTTCATGGCTCAAGTTTGATCAGAATATTTACTTTACAAAGAAAATGCAAGAATGCGCAATAACAGCCAGTAAGATGAGTCAAGCAAATCCATGCAGTAGTACTAGTCTACTAGAGGGTAATTATATAATATCTAAGACAAAGTTAATCATAAATGGTGCTCCCAAAAATTATTACTTTGGATAAACTTGGTAACCCAACCATAGAGTTTTATTTTCAGAAAGGGCTACTTAATGTTTTATAACTTGTACTAGGTCAGGTCTTAGTGTAAAGACATAATGCACATTTTGGGTTCAAAGGTACAAGCTAACTAATAGGCTACGAAACTGATGAAACAGAATCAAAATTAATAATTATGTAACTAGTTGTAAATAACATTGTTATAAAGAACAGGAAAAATATGATAGAAGAAATGAAGACTCACAGGGCAAACACCAAATGGTTCACCACCCTGGCGAGGCTTCCGCTTATCGGCCATTGACAACGCCCTTATAATATTCTTATTAAAATACTTTATGCGTGGAGTGCCATTTTTGTTGTTTGGAGCAGCAGCATGATGCaaatgatccaaataatacagcTACATAATATAAATATTTCATGAGAGTCATATACAAATGAACGTAAACACATAATATGTCTATGTATTTTCAAATTGCAAATGAATAATCTAATAAAAGATTTGACAACTTAATTTTGAAACTTACAAGAACAATGATGGAACAGCCATATATCGTCGCCGACACATTGTTAATGCTCCTGTTGTGCCATCTCTGGGCAGCCTCACATAAGTCActaaaaattagatggcaccaaTCAATTTGAGGGAATCGCTCCATTTCTTCTGTAAGTACAACCTCATTGAAAGAAATAGACCAGCTAGCTGTTGGGAATAGCAGCCGGTTGAAGAGAATGAGAAAAAAACATCTGATAGAAAGATCAtcatcctggcctagcctcagtcTGCCTTGGAGCTTTGAAATAACAAACTCATCCTTGGTAATATTCAATGAGGCCCGAAGTGTTGCCGCAGCGTTCGCTTCATTAATATTAAGGGGCTTTCCACCACCCAAATTTGGAAGACCCAATATCTGATGGACAGTCTGCTTGGTGATTTTGAGTTCTTTGTCTGGACCAATACGAAGAGTCATGTCCCTGGGGTCTAGCTTCTGCATGAGCCAACAGAGAAGTGTTCGACATCCAATTGCATCAATTGTCATGTCAAGAATACTAGAAAATCCTTTTCTGACTATAGCTTGACGTTGCCTTTCATTCAATATCTGAATGGACGCAAGAACATCTCCTGGGTTGCATCTGATGTTGAGCTTCTGAAATGAAAAGGTAGATAGATGGATAAATATGTGAATACTTAAATATCACAATTTATGCTTTCTTATTTATACAAAGTTCCTTGTACTATGACTGTTTTGTATTAATGAGCTAAGGTAATGTAGAAAGGTATAACTTTCAGCACATAAGATATGTATTGAGATTAGATGCATGATTAAAATATTGGAAACGATTAATTTCTGCAATGTTGTAAACTCACCTGCGTCTTATTTGGGGCATCCATTgagatattgcacttctttttggGTGGCTcaaagtcatcatcatcatccacaTTAGGCATAGCAATGTTTTTAGCAGCAGCTGCAACACCCGTCTTTCTATGCTGCGGAGGATCACCATCAGACGGCGTATTTGTAGGGTCTGCCATGTCAGTCGAGCATGAAATGTCAACACTGAAACATTCTTGACTTGACTCAATGATTAAACGCTTCGGATTGGTTGGGGGTCGATCAACCTTCCGCATTATTGAAACAGCAGCCTGCAAAAGAACAATGTAAAACATATGCGCTTCATTGAGTTAGAACAACATATACACCAGTGATTATACGAACTAATTGAAAAAATGTCATTAATTGTGTTTTATGACCCTAACGAAATAAATGTCAACACAGTCAAACATCAAAAAAATTATATCATTTCCTTATAAAAATTGCCATATACATATATGCAAACCAACAGACTGATAATAGAAACAATATTTACTCAAGAAAATGTATATTTATGCAATATTAGTAGTTAATAAGCATCAACATAAATATGTATATATGACTGAATAAACATGCAAACAGATGTTCAAATATTATTTCTTTTTTCCTTTATTTTTCCCCTTCTTCTAAACTGAGTGTATTGCCCTTGGTCCCCATCACATCTGTTCGTTCGTTTCTTGACAGGAAATAAAATAGTTTTTGCATTCCTCAAAAGTGTAAATCTGTGATAGTTTTTAAACCATGTAGTACATTTGTGCATAAAAGAATGTTGCAGATGTTGGATTGATCCATCAAGTAGTATATTTGTTTCTAATTCTCAATACTGAAAATATATCAGTTTATGGAGGTGAAATATTGAAATTAAAACGTGACTAACTATTGTGAATTCAATGTATTGG
Proteins encoded:
- the LOC103647279 gene encoding uncharacterized protein — protein: MRKVDRPPTNPKRLIIESSQECFSVDISCSTDMADPTNTPSDGDPPQHRKTGVAAAAKNIAMPNVDDDDDFEPPKKKCNISMDAPNKTQKLNIRCNPGDVLASIQILNERQRQAIVRKGFSSILDMTIDAIGCRTLLCWLMQKLDPRDMTLRIGPDKELKITKQTVHQILGLPNLGGGKPLNINEANAAATLRASLNITKDEFVISKLQGRLRLGQDDDLSIRCFFLILFNRLLFPTASWSISFNEVVLTEEMERFPQIDWCHLIFSDLCEAAQRWHNRSINNVSATIYGCSIIVLLYYLDHLHHAAAPNNKNGTPRIKYFNKNIIRALSMADKRKPRQGGEPFGVCPFRSSSETCYVSKSPTTCQIEFPMRPETFDEDPNQHDRLPNIIIQLPLMQDLMANKIQMLPVHQRQKFQATLIDYDLEVGKIFASIKQCLNTIGTKQSNLAATFGELIDEVLRADESVTPNTQGQTVVGGTVENDSGPVFDKTPIGSVSAPGLFLSELECARALRAYLCSRFIELDRNIIDFGEHRANCCDIQQSFADGACLDNVFMQCFIECVRDDWSKHISPLNAHQLILDVNVGAILNFEEQEQHSKSPRPFDPSVLESYLLKTLPSFKQLDDYKSIMVPMLRSGHWTLYVVNLQIGRIHVLDSNPYGPEMGGTIWKNYHCIPMDLGDRKVLWARLMMSRLNLAIQNARPRSALPAFLKYPIELMNNCPTMKLGSNDCGFFVMRYMQNYDYMVGAMNAVIDLDNSEDIRSLVLHYLIFHRLNRNSFVVSHLDRFKFSQ